In a single window of the Gossypium hirsutum isolate 1008001.06 chromosome A13, Gossypium_hirsutum_v2.1, whole genome shotgun sequence genome:
- the LOC107894349 gene encoding uncharacterized protein, whose amino-acid sequence MRNGLVLSLLVVSSLAMAAAVGRDDVILKEGHRVIVVEYDQDGKHKTKVSISSPSLHQQTDQGEYFGKETMKDAASALPNVGHGISQGKSGSGRHSSGEIICDAFEKCTPRVATALGKAKDKVSDTAHEANKLKQAASETTHEAKEKVKDKAWETTQEVREKVSETAGETRDKVADTKGAIGDALGKAKGAVVQKG is encoded by the coding sequence ATGAGGAACGGTTTGGTTTTGAGTCTTCTTGTAGTTAGTTCACTGGCGATGGCTGCTGCCGTTGGAAGGGACGATGTTATATTGAAAGAAGGCCATAGGGTCATAGTTGTTGAATATGACCAAGATGGCAAACATAAAACCAAAGTCTCAATCTCATCCCCGTCGCTGCACCAGCAAACAGACCAAGGGGAATATTTTGGCAAGGAAACTATGAAAGATGCCGCATCAGCGCTTCCCAACGTTGGCCATGGCATTTCACAAGGAAAATCTGGCTCCGGACGACATTCATCTGGGGAAATTATCTGCGATGCTTTCGAGAAATGTACTCCGAGGGTCGCCACTGCCCTTGGTAAAGCCAAAGATAAGGTCTCAGACACCGCACATGAAGCTAACAAGCTTAAACAAGCAGCTTCAGAGACCACACATGAAGCCAAAGAGAAGGTTAAAGACAAGGCTTGGGAAACCACGCAGGAGGTTAGAGAGAAGGTTTCAGAGACTGCAGGCGAAACCAGAGACAAGGTCGCAGATACAAAGGGAGCTATCGGCGATGCTTTAGGCAAAGCAAAAGGGGCAGTTGTGCAAAAGGGCTAA